A genomic window from Pseudonocardia broussonetiae includes:
- a CDS encoding FAD-dependent oxidoreductase, with translation MRVWCGDVGAPADVVVVGSGAIGLTAALAAADGGARVTVLEKAPYLGGTAAVSGGMLWVPLNRRMAELGIEDDRDAALRYLAAVTAGRTAPDVLASLVDRGPEMLEFLERRTGLRMVPMAAFPDYHPEWDGAHPGGRSLDPELYDATHLGGLAASLRPDARLPFTMREYEEWRIFTRFPEEELRARAERGLVARGRALVAPLVKACADAGVTLVTDCPAERLLVSDGAVVGVTAAGGVRFEGAEVVLACGGFEWAPDMVADFLSGPVHGSCSPPHNTGDGIRMAAKAGAGLGSMREAWWGPMVLVPGDETDGAPTATLLRFERTGPHTVIVNRAGRRFVNEAHNYNDMTKAFHLFDPRAYDYANLPAWLVFDHRHLAEYGFLSHRAGAPTPSWIRTAPTVAGLADATGVDARGLAETLERFNAGARVGADPDFHRGESAYDRYWGDQHAPHPALGPVETPPFYAVQVVSGVIGTKGGVVTDGDGRALDAFGDPVPGLYAAGNTTAHPMGPGYPGAGATLGPGSTMAYAAGLAAAARLRAPA, from the coding sequence ATGCGGGTGTGGTGCGGGGACGTCGGGGCGCCGGCGGACGTGGTCGTCGTGGGGTCGGGGGCCATCGGCCTCACGGCGGCGCTGGCCGCCGCCGACGGCGGCGCACGGGTCACGGTGCTGGAGAAGGCTCCCTACCTCGGGGGTACGGCGGCGGTGTCCGGCGGGATGCTGTGGGTGCCGCTGAACCGGCGGATGGCGGAGCTGGGCATCGAGGACGACCGGGACGCCGCGCTGCGCTACCTCGCCGCCGTCACCGCGGGGCGCACGGCCCCCGACGTCCTGGCGTCCCTGGTCGACCGCGGCCCGGAGATGCTCGAGTTCCTCGAGCGGCGCACCGGCCTGCGGATGGTGCCGATGGCCGCGTTCCCGGACTACCACCCGGAGTGGGACGGCGCGCACCCCGGCGGCCGCTCGCTGGACCCGGAGCTCTACGACGCCACGCACCTCGGCGGGCTCGCCGCGAGCCTGCGCCCCGACGCGCGCCTGCCGTTCACCATGCGCGAGTACGAGGAGTGGCGGATCTTCACCCGCTTCCCCGAGGAGGAGCTGCGGGCCCGGGCGGAGCGGGGCCTGGTCGCCCGGGGCCGCGCGCTGGTCGCCCCGCTCGTGAAGGCCTGCGCCGACGCCGGCGTGACGCTGGTGACCGACTGCCCGGCCGAGCGCCTGCTGGTGTCCGACGGAGCCGTCGTCGGCGTCACCGCGGCCGGGGGCGTGCGGTTCGAGGGGGCCGAGGTGGTGCTGGCCTGCGGCGGGTTCGAGTGGGCGCCGGACATGGTCGCCGACTTCCTGTCCGGCCCGGTGCACGGCAGCTGCAGCCCGCCGCACAACACCGGCGACGGCATCCGGATGGCGGCCAAGGCGGGCGCCGGGCTGGGGTCGATGCGCGAGGCCTGGTGGGGCCCGATGGTCCTGGTGCCCGGTGACGAGACCGACGGCGCGCCGACCGCGACGCTGCTGCGCTTCGAGCGCACCGGCCCGCACACCGTCATCGTCAACCGGGCGGGGCGCCGGTTCGTCAACGAGGCCCACAACTACAACGACATGACGAAGGCCTTCCACCTGTTCGACCCCCGCGCCTACGACTACGCGAACCTGCCGGCGTGGCTGGTGTTCGACCACCGCCACCTCGCCGAGTACGGCTTCCTCAGCCATCGGGCGGGCGCACCGACGCCGTCCTGGATCCGGACCGCCCCGACCGTCGCCGGGCTCGCCGACGCGACCGGCGTCGACGCCCGGGGCCTCGCCGAGACCCTCGAGCGGTTCAACGCCGGCGCCCGGGTGGGCGCCGACCCGGACTTCCACCGCGGGGAGAGCGCCTACGACCGCTACTGGGGCGACCAGCACGCGCCGCACCCCGCGCTGGGGCCGGTCGAGACGCCGCCCTTCTACGCCGTGCAGGTCGTGTCGGGCGTCATCGGCACCAAGGGCGGCGTGGTGACCGACGGCGACGGCCGCGCGCTCGACGCGTTCGGCGACCCGGTCCCCGGGCTCTACGCCGCCGGCAACACCACCGCCCACCCGATGGGCCCCGGCTACCCGGGCGCGGGCGCGACGCTGGGACCCGGTTCCACGATGGCCTACGCCGCGGGGCTCGCCGCCGCCGCCCGCCTGCGCGCCCCCGCCTGA